The following proteins are encoded in a genomic region of Streptomyces sp. SLBN-31:
- the hpnC gene encoding squalene synthase HpnC, protein MTAGDSSRPGDPERGTLDKAAGENFPVAPFFLPRDWRDDLMAVYGFARLVDDIGDGDLAPGGADARLLGVSPADAEDRLLLLDAFEADLERVFSGEPRHPLLRRLQPTVRRRSLTPEPFLGLIAANRQDQLVSRYETYDDLLAYCELSANPVGRLVLSVTGTSTPERVRLSDAICTALQIVEHLQDVAEDLGRDRIYLPAEDMKRFHVQEADLATPTAGASVRALVAYEAERARSLLNEGAPLVGSVHGRLKLLLAGFVAGGRAAVRAIAAAEYDVLPGPPRPGKLRLLREVGGTLRGEG, encoded by the coding sequence GTGACGGCAGGCGACTCGTCGCGCCCCGGTGATCCGGAGCGCGGCACGCTCGACAAGGCCGCGGGCGAGAACTTCCCCGTGGCGCCTTTCTTCCTGCCCCGGGACTGGCGCGACGACCTCATGGCGGTCTACGGCTTCGCCCGCCTCGTCGACGACATCGGCGATGGCGATCTGGCCCCCGGCGGCGCCGACGCCCGCCTGCTCGGCGTGTCCCCCGCGGACGCCGAGGACCGGCTGCTTCTCCTGGACGCCTTCGAGGCCGACCTCGAGCGGGTCTTCTCCGGGGAGCCCCGCCACCCCCTGCTGCGCCGCCTGCAGCCGACGGTCCGCCGCCGCTCGCTCACGCCCGAGCCCTTCCTCGGCCTGATCGCCGCCAACCGCCAGGACCAGCTGGTCAGCCGCTACGAGACCTACGACGACCTGCTCGCGTACTGCGAACTCTCGGCCAACCCCGTGGGCCGTCTGGTGCTGTCCGTCACCGGCACCTCGACCCCCGAGCGCGTCCGGCTCTCCGACGCGATCTGCACGGCGCTGCAGATCGTCGAACACCTGCAGGACGTCGCCGAGGACCTCGGCCGCGACCGCATCTACCTGCCCGCCGAGGACATGAAGCGATTCCATGTTCAGGAGGCGGATCTCGCCACGCCCACCGCGGGTGCATCGGTGCGCGCACTGGTTGCATACGAAGCAGAACGCGCCCGCTCCCTCCTGAATGAAGGCGCCCCCCTGGTGGGTAGCGTCCACGGCAGGTTGAAGCTGCTGCTTGCGGGGTTCGTGGCGGGGGGAAGGGCGGCGGTCCGAGCGATCGCCGCCGCCGAATACGACGTTCTTCCCGGCCCGCCCAGGCCCGGCAAGCTCCGGCTGCTGCGCGAGGTGGGCGGGACTCTGCGAGGAGAGGGGTGA
- a CDS encoding glycosyltransferase family 2 protein, giving the protein MGNRPDELRALLDSVAKQDGDRVEVVVVGNGSPVPDVPEGVRTIELPENLGIPGGRNVGIEAFGPSGRDVDILMFLDDDGLLANHDTAELCRRAFEDDPRLGIISFRIADPDTGVTQRRHVPRLNAKDPMRSSRVTTFLGGANAVRTQVFAEVGGLPDEFFYAHEETDLAWRALDGGWMIDYRSDMVLFHPTTAPSRHAVYHRMVARNRVWLARRNLPAPLVPVYLGVWLLLTLVRRPSRPALKAWFGGFREGWTTACGPRRPMKWRTVWRLTRLGRPPVI; this is encoded by the coding sequence ATGGGCAACCGCCCCGACGAGCTGCGCGCACTGCTCGACTCGGTCGCCAAGCAGGACGGCGACCGCGTCGAGGTGGTCGTGGTCGGCAACGGCTCACCCGTGCCGGACGTCCCCGAGGGCGTCCGCACGATCGAGCTGCCCGAGAACCTCGGCATCCCCGGCGGCCGCAACGTCGGCATCGAGGCCTTCGGCCCCAGCGGTCGCGACGTCGACATATTGATGTTCCTCGACGACGACGGCCTGTTGGCGAACCACGACACCGCCGAGCTGTGCCGCCGGGCCTTCGAGGACGACCCCCGGCTCGGCATCATCAGCTTCCGCATCGCCGACCCCGACACCGGCGTCACCCAGCGCCGCCACGTGCCGCGCCTGAACGCCAAGGACCCGATGCGCTCCTCGCGGGTCACGACCTTCCTCGGCGGCGCCAACGCCGTCCGTACCCAGGTCTTCGCCGAAGTCGGCGGCCTGCCGGACGAATTCTTCTACGCGCACGAGGAAACCGACCTGGCATGGCGGGCCCTCGATGGGGGCTGGATGATCGACTACCGGTCCGACATGGTGCTGTTCCACCCCACGACCGCGCCCTCGCGGCACGCGGTCTACCACCGCATGGTCGCCCGCAACCGCGTCTGGCTGGCCCGCCGCAACCTCCCCGCGCCCCTGGTCCCGGTCTACCTCGGGGTCTGGCTGCTGCTCACCCTCGTCCGCCGCCCCTCGCGGCCCGCCCTGAAGGCGTGGTTCGGCGGGTTCCGGGAAGGCTGGACCACCGCGTGCGGGCCCCGCAGGCCCATGAAGTGGCGTACCGTGTGGCGGCTGACCCGACTGGGCCGGCCCCCTGTGATCTGA
- a CDS encoding ABC transporter permease, translating into MSETTHDGTVALSAFPPPDEGLTAAQLATKYGLTVSGARPSLVEYVRQLWDRRHFILAFSQAKLTAQYSQAKLGQLWQVATPLLNAAVYYFIFGVILHASRGLPQDVYIPFLVTGVFVFTFTQSSIMTGVRAISGNLGLVRALHFPRASLPISFALQQLQQLLFSMIVLFVIVVAFGSYPGLSWLLILPILVLQFLFNTGLALIVARMGSKTPDLAQLMPFILRTWMYMSGVMFSINHMLAGRSEAFIRVMQLNPAAIYMDLMRFALIDGYGASNLPPHVWAAAVFWSAVVFVGGFVYFWKAEERYGRG; encoded by the coding sequence GTGAGTGAGACAACGCACGACGGCACGGTCGCGCTGAGCGCGTTCCCGCCGCCCGACGAGGGCCTTACGGCGGCGCAGCTCGCCACCAAGTACGGGCTGACCGTGAGCGGCGCCCGCCCCTCCCTCGTCGAGTACGTCCGCCAGCTCTGGGACCGGCGTCACTTCATCCTCGCCTTCTCGCAGGCGAAGCTGACCGCCCAGTACAGCCAGGCCAAGCTCGGCCAGCTGTGGCAGGTGGCCACGCCGCTGCTGAACGCGGCGGTGTACTACTTCATCTTCGGCGTCATCCTGCACGCCAGCCGGGGTCTGCCGCAGGACGTCTACATCCCGTTCCTGGTGACCGGGGTGTTCGTCTTCACGTTCACCCAGAGCTCGATCATGACGGGTGTGCGGGCGATCTCCGGCAACCTCGGCCTGGTGCGCGCCCTGCACTTCCCGCGGGCCTCGCTGCCCATCTCCTTCGCGCTGCAGCAGCTCCAGCAGCTGCTGTTCTCGATGATCGTGCTGTTCGTCATCGTGGTCGCGTTCGGCAGCTACCCCGGCCTGTCCTGGCTGTTGATCCTGCCGATCCTGGTACTGCAGTTCCTCTTCAACACTGGGCTCGCGCTGATCGTGGCCCGCATGGGCTCCAAGACCCCCGACCTCGCCCAGCTGATGCCGTTCATCCTGCGCACCTGGATGTACATGTCCGGCGTCATGTTCTCGATCAACCACATGCTGGCCGGCCGCTCCGAGGCCTTCATCCGCGTGATGCAGCTGAATCCGGCGGCCATCTACATGGACCTGATGCGCTTCGCCCTCATCGACGGCTACGGCGCCTCGAACCTGCCCCCGCACGTGTGGGCCGCCGCCGTGTTCTGGTCCGCCGTCGTCTTCGTCGGTGGGTTCGTGTACTTCTGGAAGGCAGAGGAGCGCTACGGCCGTGGCTGA
- a CDS encoding ABC transporter ATP-binding protein, producing MAEQSTGDAVPTVIADELHIVYRVHGAKSGKGSATAALSRIVKRGEERGVRKVHAVRGVSFVAYRGEAIGLIGSNGSGKSTLLRAIAGLLPAESGKVYTNGQPSLLGVNAALMNDLTGERNVILGGLAMGMSREEIKERYQSIVDFSGINEKGDFITLPMRTYSSGMAARLRFSIAAAKDHDVLMIDEALATGDRKFQKRSEQRIRELRKEAGTVFLVSHNNKSIRDTCDRVLWLERGELRMDGPTEEVLKEYEKFTGK from the coding sequence GTGGCTGAGCAGAGCACCGGGGACGCCGTCCCCACCGTCATCGCGGACGAGCTGCACATCGTCTACCGCGTCCACGGCGCGAAGAGCGGCAAGGGCAGCGCCACCGCCGCGCTCAGCCGCATCGTCAAGCGGGGCGAGGAGCGGGGCGTGCGCAAGGTGCACGCCGTCAGGGGCGTGTCCTTCGTCGCCTACCGCGGCGAGGCCATCGGTCTGATCGGCTCCAACGGTTCCGGCAAGTCGACCCTGCTGCGCGCCATCGCGGGCCTGCTGCCCGCCGAGAGCGGCAAGGTCTACACCAACGGCCAGCCGTCCCTGCTGGGCGTGAACGCGGCCCTGATGAACGACCTGACGGGCGAGCGCAACGTGATCCTCGGCGGTCTGGCCATGGGCATGTCCCGTGAAGAGATCAAGGAGCGTTACCAGTCGATCGTCGACTTCTCCGGCATCAATGAGAAGGGCGACTTCATCACGCTGCCGATGCGCACCTACTCCTCCGGCATGGCGGCCCGGCTGCGCTTCTCCATCGCCGCCGCCAAGGACCACGACGTCCTCATGATCGACGAGGCGCTGGCCACCGGTGACCGCAAGTTCCAGAAGCGCTCCGAGCAACGCATCCGTGAGCTGCGCAAGGAGGCGGGCACGGTGTTTCTGGTCAGTCACAACAACAAGTCGATCCGTGACACCTGCGACCGTGTGCTGTGGCTGGAGCGCGGCGAGCTGCGCATGGACGGACCCACCGAAGAGGTCCTCAAGGAGTACGAGAAGTTCACGGGCAAGTAG